A single window of Eucalyptus grandis isolate ANBG69807.140 chromosome 1, ASM1654582v1, whole genome shotgun sequence DNA harbors:
- the LOC120296000 gene encoding uncharacterized protein LOC120296000, which yields MRGKETPKGAPSADLLVCFPSRAHLTLMQKSICSPARPPSETSKSHRRRHQSQQLKRPSTRLGQASPLLWAKNKQMGPEIEEPTSPKVTCAGQIKVRPKAAAATACKSWQSVMEEIERIHNSRNKVHKKRPGWMESLGLKKEIMQFLTCLRSMRFDLRCFWHFP from the coding sequence ATGAGAGGCAAGGAGACTCCCAAGGGAGCTCCGTCAGCAGATCTGCTAGTATGCTTCCCCTCGCGGGCGCACCTGACGTTGATGCAGAAGTCCATCTGcagcccggcgaggccgccttcGGAGACGAGCAAGTCCCACCGCCGCCGTCACCAGAGCCAACAACTCAAGAGGCCGAGCACGAGGCTCGGCCAAGCGAGCCCTCTGTTATGGGCCAAGAACAAGCAGATGGGGCCCGAGATCGAGGAGCCGACGTCGCCGAAGGTGACCTGCGCCGGGCAGATCAAGGTCCGGCCCAAGGCCGCCGCGGCCACGGCGTGCAAGAGCTGGCAGTCCGTGATGGAAGAGATTGAGAGGATTCACAACAGCAGGAACAAGGTACACAAGAAGAGGCCGGGGTGGATGGAGTCTCTAGGGCTCAAGAAAGAGATCATGCAGTTCTTGACGTGCCTGAGGAGCATGAGGTTCGACCTCAGGTGCTTTTGGCACTTTCCCTGA
- the LOC104451181 gene encoding LOW QUALITY PROTEIN: F-box protein At1g22220-like (The sequence of the model RefSeq protein was modified relative to this genomic sequence to represent the inferred CDS: inserted 3 bases in 2 codons; deleted 2 bases in 1 codon): MDCFDRLPDSIIVDIFNAVSDVKSLACCAAVSRRFNALVPHADALLLRVDRVVPEPDRTRSSPSFLRTLLSSVHHLLSPSRPXEPPNYPARVLRGFSRMRDLEIELPSGDLMLEKGTVVRYRAAFGERLRSCVISGSATGAAGAAXGEAQDGFGEGLTERVAWIVSALVGASARHRVAKEVATEHEGLARLAVRDRDGEGEVVMDKLGLREAAAAAAAAARSHGEGPRTVVSTLRMSMRHQTTVEIAGGAGMRLEVPMLVVVRPDEDDGAPEDDAELALEAFGSGVYGEVVRALLKSKSYSMEMNSY; this comes from the exons ATGGACTGCTTCGACCGCCTGCCGGACTCCATCATCGTCGACATCTTCAACGCCGTCTCCGACGTCAAGTCCCTCGCGTGCTGCGCCGCCGTCTCCCGGCGCTTCAACGCCCTCGTCCCCCACGCCGACGCCCTCCTCCTCCGCGTCGACCGGGTCGTCCCGGAGCCGGACCGGACTcgctcctccccctccttcctccGGACCCTCCTCAGCTCCGTCCACCACTTACTCTCCCCGAGCCGCCC TGAGCCGCCCAACTACCCGGCCCGGGTCCTCCGCGGGTTCTCCCGGATGCGGGACCTGGAGATCGAGCTGCCCTCCGGCGACCTGATGCTCGAGAAGGGCACGGTGGTGAGGTACCGGGCGGCGTTCGGGGAGAGGCTGAGGAGCTGCGTGATCTCGGGTTCCGCCACTGGCGCGGCGGGGGCGG CAGGGGAAGCGCAGGACGGCTTCGGGGAGGGGCTGACGGAGCGGGTGGCGTGGATCGTGAGCGCGCTGGTGGGAGCGTCGGCGCGGCACCGTGTGGCGAAGGAGGTGGCGACGGAGCATGAGGGATTGGCGCGGCTGGCGGTGAGGGACAGGGACGGGGAGGGGGAGGTGGTCATGGACAAGCTGGGGCtgagggaggcggcggcggcggctgcggcggcggcaagATCACATGGCGAGGGGCCGAGGACGGTG GTGTCGACGCTGAGGATGTCAATGAGGCACCAGACGACGGTGGAGATAGCGGGTGGCGCCGGGATGCGCCTCGAGGTGCCCATGCTGGTCGTCGTGAGGCCCGACGAGGATGACGGCGCGCCGGAGGACGATGCCGAGCTGGCATTGGAGGCGTTCGGGAGCGGAGTTTACGGGGAGGTGGTGAGGGCTTTGCTCAAGAGCAAGAGCTACTCGATGGAGATGAATTCTTACTGA